Proteins encoded within one genomic window of Rossellomorea vietnamensis:
- a CDS encoding NAD-dependent epimerase/dehydratase family protein, whose amino-acid sequence MKIIVTGGAGFIGSHLSRKLIEENHELLIVDSFHPYYSPERKKRQLSFVREMGSFRFVQKDLLVDERELQEVFHDFQADCVVHLAAIPGVSHSLRVPNEYVDYDIKATINTLRMAGESGIKKFVFASSSSVYGNTDHKPSKEDDATGEVVSPYAAAKYSAESFCKAYASIYGMDLTILRFFTVYGPWGRPDMAIYSFIKKLMNGGEIPIYGLENKRDYTYIDDIVDGTYKAIRSEESGTFNLGNGSPISMEGLISELRTHFPSLKLHVTDRRAGDVTSTYADSRKAKETFGYSPSVSFEEGIKRTVQWMKKHEQNGL is encoded by the coding sequence TTGAAGATTATTGTTACAGGAGGGGCCGGGTTCATTGGATCCCATCTATCCAGGAAGCTCATTGAAGAGAATCACGAGCTGTTGATCGTAGACAGCTTTCACCCCTATTATTCACCTGAAAGAAAAAAGAGACAGTTGTCCTTTGTGAGGGAAATGGGTTCATTCCGCTTCGTCCAAAAGGATTTACTAGTAGATGAACGGGAATTACAAGAAGTATTCCATGATTTTCAAGCTGATTGCGTCGTCCACTTGGCGGCGATTCCAGGCGTTTCCCATTCCTTGCGTGTGCCGAATGAATATGTTGATTATGACATCAAAGCGACGATTAACACGCTCCGGATGGCGGGGGAAAGCGGAATAAAGAAATTTGTCTTTGCTTCTTCGTCATCCGTTTATGGAAATACCGATCACAAGCCATCGAAAGAAGATGACGCGACGGGTGAGGTAGTGTCTCCATATGCCGCTGCCAAGTACAGTGCCGAATCGTTTTGTAAAGCCTATGCGTCCATTTATGGAATGGACTTGACGATCCTTCGTTTCTTTACAGTCTATGGGCCATGGGGCAGACCCGACATGGCAATCTATTCATTCATCAAAAAGCTTATGAATGGTGGGGAAATCCCGATTTATGGACTTGAGAATAAGAGGGATTATACGTACATAGATGATATCGTGGATGGTACATATAAGGCGATCAGAAGTGAAGAGTCGGGAACGTTTAATCTCGGGAATGGTTCGCCGATTTCAATGGAGGGACTGATAAGTGAACTGAGAACACATTTCCCTTCCCTCAAGCTCCACGTTACGGATAGAAGAGCAGGGGATGTGACATCTACCTATGCAGATAGTAGGAAGGCAAAAGAGACTTTCGGCTATTCTCCTTCCGTCTCCTTTGAAGAAGGAATAAAAAGAACGGTTCAATGGATGAAGAAACATGAACAAAACGGTCTATAA
- a CDS encoding lysylphosphatidylglycerol synthase transmembrane domain-containing protein — protein sequence MNKTVYKFAKNAVRFGLLSLFFILVSFYFDKEIMKEAIGQMLKHPFILFSVLGIYFLSFLLKGMAWKIYLNEHVRLSSCLIGLFYSLLFNHLFPLKAGDGLRVMVMNQCEKQISVARSFHSVFVLRVMDILFLMILTGIGLLFIPLPLKLPGLYSIGLVGCAVLIGLLLLRYVAYDFLSGQLRLLRTSLSGGRGLIVIALVFLSWILEGAILYGVSMIMLEPLSMGEAVWVNSVTIIGQLFQFAPGGIGTYESVMSYTLFSAGIPLGIGLSMAIVSHGLKFIFSFIAGGIVIAVCPVSIKNVKRWSRMKG from the coding sequence ATGAACAAAACGGTCTATAAGTTCGCAAAGAATGCTGTTAGATTCGGATTATTAAGTCTGTTCTTCATTTTGGTGAGCTTCTATTTTGACAAAGAGATTATGAAGGAAGCCATCGGGCAGATGCTAAAGCATCCTTTTATCTTATTCAGTGTGTTAGGAATCTATTTTTTATCCTTTTTACTAAAAGGGATGGCGTGGAAAATCTATCTGAATGAACATGTGAGATTATCAAGCTGTTTAATCGGTTTGTTTTACAGTTTGTTGTTTAATCATCTGTTTCCATTGAAGGCAGGAGACGGGCTGCGGGTCATGGTGATGAATCAGTGTGAAAAGCAAATCAGTGTTGCACGCTCGTTTCATTCTGTATTCGTCTTGAGAGTGATGGACATTTTATTTCTCATGATCCTGACAGGAATCGGCCTGCTATTTATTCCGCTGCCACTAAAGCTGCCAGGTTTATACTCGATTGGATTGGTCGGATGTGCCGTATTGATAGGGTTACTCCTACTCAGGTACGTCGCTTACGACTTTCTCTCAGGGCAGCTCAGACTGCTGAGAACTTCCTTATCAGGCGGCAGGGGGCTCATCGTCATCGCCCTCGTATTCTTAAGCTGGATATTGGAAGGGGCCATTCTTTACGGTGTTTCGATGATCATGCTCGAGCCCCTATCCATGGGGGAAGCGGTTTGGGTCAACAGTGTGACGATCATCGGCCAGTTATTTCAATTTGCCCCTGGAGGAATTGGTACGTATGAATCGGTCATGAGCTATACATTGTTTTCTGCCGGTATCCCACTTGGCATTGGTCTTTCCATGGCGATCGTGAGTCATGGGTTGAAGTTTATATTCTCCTTTATAGCAGGAGGAATCGTAATCGCTGTGTGCCCCGTTTCCATTAAAAATGTGAAACGGTGGAGCAGGATGAAAGGATGA
- a CDS encoding alkaline phosphatase family protein, which translates to MKSASKFEKTAARCWNLLNEGKPFTPIFVIGTMTLFHLQGLIQGEWFPFLISLLFTLPLFILYFYYDFPLFLRNYLWIPVIGYLLFFESPNLALWGFGIGLYFFFTVFFWGTFYYHLRIGTDWLNFTRFWKLVLKNSDSTSGNAQEQLPKFLLLLAVWDGMMTNLATGELLPATHYFVFCGAVFALAFILHHFLFDWKPKQYDSFTTGEAMDEEMTNDKVVVIVIDGMRKERFYEANTPYLDSLMEQGTEYLNMETVYPARTVVCFSSMFTGTYPKEHGMKSNMVWKLGIKVESIFDSLRKVGKKGKMLGIAHLVDSFGKDVETVTAVMHKDKADRNIINKAKVIMEEQDPDLFIVQLIGTDQIGHSRGVLYDEYIEKIEEADHLIQEYVEWLEAEGKMENTTLMICADHGQADGIGGHGHLDEGERYVPFFMVGPGVKQGEKVQEKHSLVSMAPTIAHLLGAPFPSHSRGPVLNEALKERWKQHE; encoded by the coding sequence TTGAAGAGCGCATCAAAATTTGAAAAAACGGCGGCCAGATGCTGGAACCTGCTGAATGAAGGGAAACCATTCACCCCTATTTTCGTCATAGGGACCATGACACTCTTTCATTTACAGGGGTTGATACAAGGGGAATGGTTTCCGTTCCTCATAAGCTTGCTGTTTACCCTACCACTATTTATTTTGTATTTCTATTATGATTTTCCGTTGTTCCTGAGAAACTATTTGTGGATCCCGGTCATCGGTTATCTGTTATTCTTTGAATCACCCAATTTAGCTCTCTGGGGCTTCGGGATTGGTCTTTATTTCTTTTTCACCGTCTTTTTCTGGGGAACATTTTATTACCATCTCCGAATCGGTACGGATTGGCTGAATTTCACCCGGTTTTGGAAACTGGTGTTGAAGAACAGTGACTCAACGAGCGGTAATGCCCAGGAGCAGCTGCCGAAATTCCTGCTGCTGTTAGCGGTATGGGATGGAATGATGACGAATCTTGCCACCGGAGAGCTGCTTCCAGCCACTCATTATTTCGTATTTTGCGGTGCTGTATTTGCTTTAGCGTTCATTCTGCACCATTTCCTTTTTGACTGGAAGCCGAAGCAGTATGACTCCTTTACAACGGGTGAAGCGATGGATGAGGAGATGACGAATGATAAAGTGGTGGTCATCGTGATCGACGGGATGAGAAAAGAACGCTTCTATGAAGCAAATACGCCATATCTTGATTCTTTGATGGAACAGGGGACCGAGTATTTGAATATGGAAACCGTCTATCCTGCAAGAACGGTTGTCTGCTTTTCGTCCATGTTCACAGGCACGTATCCGAAGGAACACGGCATGAAATCCAATATGGTCTGGAAGCTCGGGATCAAGGTGGAAAGCATCTTTGATTCCCTGCGGAAAGTAGGGAAAAAAGGGAAGATGCTGGGGATTGCCCACCTGGTGGATTCCTTCGGTAAAGATGTCGAAACCGTGACGGCCGTGATGCATAAAGACAAAGCAGATCGAAATATTATCAATAAAGCGAAAGTCATCATGGAAGAACAGGACCCTGATTTATTCATTGTCCAATTGATCGGTACTGATCAAATCGGGCACAGCAGGGGAGTCTTATATGATGAATACATTGAAAAGATTGAAGAGGCAGATCATCTGATACAAGAATACGTCGAGTGGCTGGAAGCAGAAGGAAAGATGGAGAACACGACCCTTATGATATGTGCGGATCATGGACAGGCAGATGGAATCGGCGGTCATGGTCATCTCGATGAAGGGGAAAGATACGTTCCATTCTTTATGGTCGGCCCTGGGGTCAAGCAGGGAGAGAAAGTCCAGGAGAAACACAGTCTCGTTTCCATGGCCCCAACCATCGCCCATTTATTAGGGGCGCCATTTCCAAGTCACAGCAGGGGACCTGTCCTCAACGAGGCGTTAAAGGAGCGTTGGAAGCAACATGAATAA
- a CDS encoding glycosyltransferase family 2 protein, translating to MNKQKVIVFMPAHNEEESIGEVIKRVPRSFHPSVDVEVLVINDGSTDRTVEVAERAGADHIITFEKNRGLGAAVREGLRASFDLHAHIGVMIDADGEYPPEQIPELLEPIFKGEADYTMGSRFLGTINGMKLHRRLGNYCFTLLQCVLLRKWIYDGQSGMRAFSRQAMEHAEIIHDYNYAQVLTLNLVRKGFRVKEIPILYYVRTTGRSFIKFKSYMSSVLPAIIQEMKKPVEKVYVEEQAHYIPSDEGTNHFAK from the coding sequence ATGAATAAGCAGAAAGTCATCGTATTTATGCCGGCCCATAATGAAGAAGAGTCGATCGGGGAGGTCATTAAGCGGGTGCCCCGTTCCTTCCACCCATCCGTAGATGTGGAAGTATTGGTCATCAATGATGGTTCAACAGATCGAACGGTTGAAGTGGCTGAAAGGGCAGGTGCCGATCATATCATTACATTTGAGAAAAATCGTGGACTGGGTGCTGCGGTACGAGAAGGACTGCGGGCATCCTTTGACCTCCATGCTCATATCGGGGTCATGATTGATGCGGATGGAGAGTACCCGCCAGAACAAATACCGGAGCTATTGGAGCCGATTTTCAAAGGGGAAGCGGATTATACCATGGGGTCGAGATTCTTGGGCACCATCAATGGCATGAAGCTTCACCGCCGATTGGGGAACTATTGTTTCACCCTCCTTCAATGCGTCCTCCTAAGAAAGTGGATCTACGACGGACAGTCCGGTATGAGGGCGTTCTCGAGACAGGCAATGGAACATGCCGAAATCATACATGACTACAACTACGCTCAAGTGCTGACCTTGAATCTTGTCCGTAAAGGCTTTCGGGTGAAGGAAATCCCGATATTGTATTATGTGAGGACGACGGGCCGGTCCTTCATCAAGTTCAAGTCCTATATGTCATCTGTTCTTCCCGCCATTATCCAGGAGATGAAGAAACCGGTGGAGAAAGTATATGTGGAAGAGCAGGCCCATTACATCCCTTCAGATGAAGGAACGAATCATTTTGCAAAATGA
- a CDS encoding FTR1 family iron permease, whose product MELQALLITFREVLEALLIIGIITTYLKKTNHGKFTKFVWLGAGLAVIASVGVAMLFQVVFTGFAAMGSEMYLKIGIMLVSSVLLTQMVFWMAKHSRDLKGNMEGKMKHFISTGNIVGMVIHSFLVVLREGVETVFFFAAITGGDIGAAMQGWGAITGVVIGCVVAYFFFKGTMRISLKSFFKVTGAFIILISAGLLVQAISMMQDIGLIGSVIPHLYDLTWLLPEHPIDYAHFLRDTGTAPLLSGDVGIFLKALFGYSSMPSIEEVISYIGYFVAIYFLTAPKRESVKAKEEVKGGVKDLSPQAK is encoded by the coding sequence GTGGAATTACAAGCTTTACTGATCACCTTTCGTGAAGTACTGGAAGCGTTACTGATCATCGGGATCATCACTACCTATCTGAAGAAAACGAATCACGGCAAGTTTACAAAGTTTGTCTGGCTGGGTGCCGGATTAGCGGTAATCGCCAGTGTCGGCGTAGCGATGCTCTTTCAGGTCGTCTTTACAGGATTTGCCGCCATGGGAAGCGAGATGTATCTGAAGATCGGCATCATGCTGGTCTCCTCCGTCCTTCTTACCCAGATGGTCTTCTGGATGGCGAAACACAGCCGTGACCTTAAAGGAAACATGGAAGGGAAAATGAAGCATTTTATTTCCACAGGTAATATTGTCGGAATGGTGATCCACTCGTTCCTCGTTGTTCTTCGCGAAGGTGTGGAGACCGTATTTTTCTTCGCCGCCATTACAGGCGGGGATATCGGAGCGGCCATGCAGGGCTGGGGAGCGATTACGGGAGTCGTCATCGGTTGTGTCGTAGCTTACTTCTTCTTTAAAGGCACAATGAGAATTTCATTGAAAAGCTTCTTTAAAGTGACCGGCGCATTCATTATCCTCATCTCTGCAGGACTTCTTGTACAGGCGATTTCCATGATGCAGGATATAGGATTGATCGGCAGTGTGATTCCACACCTTTACGACCTGACCTGGCTACTGCCTGAGCATCCGATCGATTACGCCCATTTCCTCCGTGATACGGGAACTGCCCCGTTGTTATCCGGTGATGTAGGCATCTTCCTTAAAGCGTTGTTCGGTTATTCCTCCATGCCGTCCATCGAAGAAGTGATTTCGTATATCGGTTATTTCGTAGCGATTTACTTCCTGACTGCACCGAAGCGGGAGTCGGTGAAAGCAAAGGAAGAGGTCAAAGGCGGAGTGAAGGATTTGAGCCCACAAGCTAAATAA
- the uvrC gene encoding excinuclease ABC subunit UvrC, translated as MNQNITNKLALLPDQPGCYLMKDRQGTIIYVGKAKVLKNRVRSYFTGSHDAKTQRLVGEIEDFEYIMTSSDLEALVLEMNLIKKYDPKYNVMLKDDKSYPFIKLTNERHPRLITTRKVQRGKGKYFGPYPNVGAANETKKLLDRLYPLRKCNTLPDRACLYYHMGQCLAPCIKEVSKDTYRDMTDEIARFLNGGYKEIKKQLTVKMNEASENLEFERAKEFRDQILHIEATMEKQKMTMTDFTDRDVFGYSVDKGWMCVQVFFVRQGKLIERDVSLFPLYNEPEDEFLTFLGQFYSKSNHFKPKEIFLPEEIDIELAEKLLEVKMTQPKRGKKKELVKLAEKNAQQALGEKFALIERDEERTIKAIERLGEHMGIYTPFRIEAFDNSNIQGSDPVSAMIVFLDGKPEKKEYRKYKIKTVKGPDDYDSMREVVRRRYTRVLKDGLPLPDLIIIDGGKGQIEAARDVIENELGLDIPIGGLAKDDKHQTSELLYGNPLQIVPLEKRSQEFYLLQRIQDEVHRFAITFHRQLRGKSAFQSTLDDIDGIGPKRKKQLLKHFGSMKKMKEATVEEFIEIGIPEAVAKVLVEKLK; from the coding sequence ATGAATCAGAATATCACGAATAAATTAGCGCTGCTTCCCGACCAACCGGGCTGTTATTTAATGAAGGACAGGCAGGGGACGATCATCTATGTGGGAAAGGCCAAAGTATTGAAGAACCGGGTGCGTTCCTATTTCACAGGCTCCCATGATGCAAAAACCCAGCGGCTGGTAGGGGAGATCGAGGACTTCGAATACATCATGACCTCCTCTGACCTGGAAGCCCTTGTCCTCGAAATGAATTTGATCAAAAAGTATGACCCTAAATACAATGTCATGCTAAAGGATGATAAAAGCTATCCGTTCATCAAGTTAACGAATGAACGGCACCCGAGACTCATTACCACACGAAAGGTCCAGCGGGGAAAGGGAAAGTATTTCGGTCCTTATCCAAATGTCGGAGCGGCAAATGAAACGAAAAAACTTCTCGACCGCCTGTATCCTCTACGGAAGTGCAATACGCTTCCTGACAGGGCCTGCCTTTACTATCATATGGGCCAATGTCTCGCTCCCTGTATTAAAGAAGTGAGCAAAGACACGTACCGAGACATGACAGATGAAATAGCCAGATTCCTCAATGGGGGATACAAGGAAATCAAGAAACAGCTCACGGTGAAAATGAATGAAGCCTCGGAAAATCTGGAATTTGAAAGAGCGAAGGAATTCCGCGATCAGATTCTCCATATCGAAGCGACCATGGAAAAACAGAAGATGACAATGACCGATTTCACCGACCGTGATGTATTCGGATATTCCGTTGATAAAGGCTGGATGTGTGTTCAGGTATTCTTCGTCCGGCAAGGGAAGCTCATTGAGCGGGATGTGTCTTTATTCCCTCTCTATAATGAACCCGAGGATGAGTTCCTGACGTTCCTGGGTCAGTTCTACTCCAAATCCAACCACTTTAAGCCGAAGGAGATCTTTTTGCCTGAAGAGATCGATATCGAACTCGCGGAGAAGCTTCTTGAGGTGAAAATGACCCAGCCTAAACGGGGGAAAAAGAAAGAGCTTGTGAAGCTTGCCGAAAAAAATGCCCAGCAGGCACTGGGGGAGAAGTTCGCCCTTATTGAAAGAGATGAAGAACGAACGATCAAAGCCATTGAAAGGCTTGGGGAGCATATGGGGATTTACACCCCTTTCCGGATTGAAGCCTTTGATAACTCCAATATTCAAGGTAGTGATCCTGTTTCGGCCATGATCGTCTTCTTAGACGGGAAACCGGAAAAGAAAGAATACCGTAAATACAAGATCAAAACCGTAAAGGGGCCCGATGATTATGATTCCATGAGGGAGGTAGTCCGGAGAAGGTATACGAGAGTGCTAAAAGACGGACTTCCTTTACCGGACCTTATCATCATAGACGGAGGAAAAGGTCAGATTGAAGCGGCAAGGGACGTGATCGAGAATGAATTGGGTCTCGACATCCCGATCGGGGGTCTTGCGAAAGACGATAAGCATCAGACATCGGAACTGCTGTACGGCAACCCGCTCCAAATCGTCCCCCTTGAAAAGCGCAGCCAGGAATTCTATCTCCTCCAGCGCATCCAGGATGAAGTCCACCGGTTCGCCATCACCTTCCACCGTCAGCTGAGAGGCAAAAGCGCCTTCCAATCCACCCTCGACGACATCGACGGCATCGGACCAAAACGAAAGAAACAACTTCTTAAACACTTTGGATCCATGAAGAAAATGAAAGAAGCGACTGTGGAGGAGTTTATAGAGATAGGAATACCCGAAGCCGTGGCGAAGGTATTGGTGGAGAAATTGAAGTAG
- a CDS encoding aspartate kinase yields MSIIVQKFGGTSVGSVERIQNVASRIIEEKERGNDVVVVVSAMGKTTDTLVGLAREITSQPSKREMDMLLSTGEQVTISLLTMALIQSGHDAISFTGWQAGIETESVHSNARITNIHTDKMAAHLQEGRVVIVAGFQGMTETGEITTLGRGGSDTTAVAIAAALKAERCDIYTDVDGVYTTDPRYIEGARKLPSISYDEMLELANLGAGVLHPRAVEFAKNYQIPLEVRSSIERVEGTYIEEEASMEQNLIVRGVAFENEITRVTVFGLGNALTGLSSVFTTLAENHLNVDIIIQTQTDQNTTNLSFSIKEHDLEETLAVLERNKEQLNFTHVEHESGLAKVSIVGSGMISNPGVAAEMFEVLAQNDIVVKMVSTSEIKVSTVVDGENMQKAAGVLHTAFHLDAVKMEEITL; encoded by the coding sequence GTGAGTATTATTGTTCAAAAATTCGGTGGGACTTCAGTAGGGTCTGTGGAAAGAATTCAAAATGTTGCGTCAAGGATCATTGAAGAAAAAGAAAGAGGGAATGATGTGGTGGTGGTCGTATCTGCCATGGGGAAAACGACGGATACACTCGTTGGTCTTGCAAGGGAAATCACGTCTCAACCGAGCAAAAGAGAAATGGATATGCTGCTCTCAACCGGGGAGCAGGTGACCATTTCACTCCTGACCATGGCCCTGATCCAATCGGGGCATGATGCCATTTCATTCACGGGCTGGCAGGCCGGCATCGAGACGGAATCCGTCCATAGTAATGCAAGGATCACCAATATTCATACCGATAAAATGGCGGCTCACCTTCAGGAAGGAAGAGTGGTCATCGTCGCAGGATTCCAGGGCATGACAGAAACCGGGGAAATCACCACACTCGGCAGGGGCGGGTCGGATACGACAGCCGTTGCGATCGCGGCAGCCCTGAAGGCGGAGCGCTGTGACATCTATACGGACGTAGACGGGGTTTACACGACAGATCCCCGCTATATAGAAGGAGCAAGGAAGTTACCGTCGATTTCATATGATGAAATGCTCGAACTTGCAAACCTCGGGGCAGGGGTCCTCCATCCGAGGGCGGTGGAATTTGCCAAGAATTATCAAATCCCGTTGGAAGTCAGATCGAGCATCGAAAGAGTGGAAGGAACGTATATTGAGGAGGAAGCAAGCATGGAACAGAACTTGATTGTAAGAGGAGTAGCATTTGAGAATGAAATTACGAGGGTCACGGTATTCGGACTGGGAAATGCATTAACAGGACTATCATCCGTGTTCACTACGTTGGCTGAAAATCATTTGAACGTAGACATCATCATCCAGACCCAGACGGATCAGAATACGACCAATCTATCTTTCTCCATCAAGGAGCACGATCTCGAGGAAACCCTTGCTGTTCTTGAACGAAATAAAGAGCAGTTGAATTTCACACACGTCGAGCACGAAAGTGGGCTGGCGAAAGTCTCCATTGTCGGTTCGGGGATGATTTCAAACCCGGGTGTGGCCGCGGAAATGTTTGAAGTGCTTGCTCAAAATGACATCGTCGTGAAAATGGTCAGCACTTCTGAAATTAAAGTGTCTACAGTAGTGGATGGCGAGAATATGCAGAAGGCGGCAGGCGTCTTACATACGGCCTTTCATCTCGATGCCGTGAAGATGGAAGAAATCACGCTGTAG
- a CDS encoding YslB family protein: protein MEQKKEEVHQPSVPIFGYEMLRDILIPDILGKHTPDILYWGGKQLSRKFPLQSTEEISSFFNEAGWGTLTLLEQKRNEMTFELSGPVIERRLSLKTDVNFKLETGFIAEQIQLQRKCVAEAADELYKRSQSVKVMVRWDDKDRIE, encoded by the coding sequence TTGGAACAGAAAAAAGAAGAAGTACATCAGCCGTCCGTTCCAATCTTCGGATATGAAATGTTACGCGACATCTTGATTCCAGACATACTGGGAAAACACACACCCGATATCCTATACTGGGGAGGAAAGCAGCTCTCTAGGAAGTTCCCCCTTCAGTCAACGGAAGAAATATCTTCCTTTTTCAATGAAGCTGGATGGGGCACCCTTACACTTCTGGAACAGAAAAGAAATGAAATGACATTTGAATTGAGCGGACCTGTGATCGAACGGCGTCTGTCACTGAAAACGGATGTGAACTTCAAACTGGAAACGGGCTTTATTGCCGAACAGATTCAGCTTCAAAGAAAATGTGTGGCAGAAGCTGCTGACGAATTATATAAACGGAGCCAATCGGTCAAAGTCATGGTAAGATGGGACGACAAAGACCGGATCGAGTAG
- a CDS encoding succinate dehydrogenase cytochrome b558 subunit: MAGNREFNYRRLHSLLGVIPVGLFLTQHLVVNHFATGGEESFNQAAHFMESLPFRYFLEIFIIFLPLYFHAIYGIYIAFTSKNNASKFGYFRNWMFLLQRVSGVITFIFVTWHIWETRVAAAFGAEVNFQMMENILSNPLMLGFYVLGVLSTIFHFANGLWSFCVSWGLTVTPRSQLIATYVTIGIFVALSIVGMRAIFAFV, translated from the coding sequence ATGGCTGGAAATCGAGAATTTAATTATCGCAGGCTTCATTCATTGCTAGGTGTTATTCCAGTTGGATTATTTTTAACACAACATTTAGTCGTGAACCATTTTGCCACTGGTGGGGAAGAATCATTTAACCAGGCGGCGCATTTTATGGAAAGTCTTCCTTTCCGTTATTTCCTTGAAATCTTTATCATCTTCCTTCCATTGTACTTCCATGCGATTTACGGAATTTACATTGCATTCACTTCCAAGAATAATGCAAGCAAGTTTGGTTATTTCCGTAACTGGATGTTTTTACTTCAACGTGTTTCTGGAGTGATCACATTCATTTTCGTCACATGGCATATCTGGGAAACAAGGGTCGCTGCGGCGTTTGGAGCTGAAGTGAACTTTCAGATGATGGAAAACATTCTATCCAATCCGTTGATGTTAGGATTCTATGTGCTTGGTGTATTATCAACGATTTTCCACTTTGCTAATGGATTATGGTCATTCTGCGTAAGCTGGGGACTAACGGTTACACCTCGTTCTCAATTAATAGCTACATATGTTACGATCGGGATTTTTGTCGCGTTATCGATTGTCGGTATGCGTGCAATCTTTGCCTTCGTATAA